In a genomic window of Methanomassiliicoccus sp.:
- a CDS encoding right-handed parallel beta-helix repeat-containing protein, which produces MVKVFNKLGRKLKYLVVVVAIVAMVISVAVMVPLTSGSTDPTVFGKQRKVSSSITISIDSSTQTVGKNVHADCILKAGSGITYAKVSIKVIQPNGLTAYPTQGSSTTTGSNGKFSMDYTPKMTGTHKFVATFNGNSYYSSATDTESFIVKSSTSSQGTVAKSSSTIDLTVSSSTVYTGATIHAYGQLSSASVISNGAVQLKVTLPNGGTAYPVQGSSVSADSNGSFTADYVPTTTGTFTLTATFAGDSTHSGSSANVSFVATAQPSATTDPTTNTTTGTTDTTTNTTTGANSTVASSYKYIVTNVGGTYYAKNAVTGATISSGTNAATVIQAALNSLTSGRTVKEGVLLQGSFTLTSAITIPSYTTLKLEGTVTATSSNHMLTANGQANQPKAYFDIVGGEWNGNGKSSIPFYFRYCSDVSVSGLKVHDSPSDLIEFISCSRITVSNVESYNGVGSCCGLVYSNNCVVENNNFHDGGSGIYCYAEDDGIVQDISDMIIRGNTVARTQASGIEAPSLRGLEDIGDNYLIENNLCIDCGMDGDHPGIMVGWGGFGSVQIRFATNAIVRNNEIYTTGAYACDQGIDFKCNSGGKVYGNYIHDAYTVGMIIRGVGNEVYSNTITGGRTSAPGVELWDASSTYFHDNVLTGLKGTGIWIVVSDGSKVGCNNNVIDHNTINGVSGEWVSISDSISTGNVIQNNTFYKKGSIANAGTGTVILNNTII; this is translated from the coding sequence ATGGTAAAAGTCTTTAATAAGCTCGGACGGAAGCTGAAGTATCTGGTAGTGGTCGTCGCGATTGTGGCTATGGTCATCAGCGTCGCGGTCATGGTCCCCCTGACCTCGGGAAGCACTGACCCGACGGTCTTCGGCAAACAACGCAAAGTCAGCTCGTCCATCACCATATCCATCGACTCTTCGACCCAGACCGTGGGCAAGAACGTCCACGCCGATTGCATCCTCAAGGCCGGAAGCGGTATCACTTATGCCAAAGTCTCGATCAAGGTCATCCAGCCTAACGGCTTGACCGCCTACCCCACCCAGGGCTCGTCCACAACCACGGGCAGCAATGGCAAGTTCTCCATGGACTATACTCCCAAGATGACCGGTACCCACAAATTCGTGGCCACCTTCAACGGAAACAGCTACTACTCCTCAGCTACCGACACCGAGTCATTCATCGTGAAATCTTCGACCTCCTCCCAAGGGACCGTGGCCAAGAGCTCTTCGACCATCGACCTGACAGTCTCGTCGTCGACCGTCTACACCGGCGCCACCATTCACGCTTACGGCCAGCTTAGCAGCGCCTCCGTCATCAGCAACGGGGCGGTGCAGCTGAAGGTGACCCTGCCCAACGGTGGAACGGCTTATCCGGTGCAGGGATCCTCCGTGTCCGCTGACAGCAATGGCAGCTTCACCGCTGACTACGTCCCGACGACGACTGGTACTTTCACTTTGACTGCCACCTTCGCCGGGGACAGCACCCACAGCGGTTCCTCGGCTAACGTGTCGTTCGTTGCGACAGCCCAACCTTCCGCGACCACGGATCCGACAACCAACACCACCACGGGCACGACCGATACGACCACCAACACGACCACCGGTGCCAACTCCACGGTGGCCTCCTCCTACAAGTACATCGTTACCAACGTCGGTGGGACCTACTACGCCAAGAACGCGGTCACCGGCGCGACCATATCGTCGGGCACCAACGCGGCCACGGTCATCCAGGCCGCCCTCAACTCCCTGACCTCCGGCAGGACGGTCAAGGAAGGAGTCCTGCTGCAGGGCAGCTTCACCCTCACCTCGGCGATTACAATTCCCAGCTACACCACCCTCAAGCTCGAGGGGACGGTGACCGCCACCTCTTCCAACCACATGCTCACCGCCAACGGGCAGGCCAATCAGCCCAAGGCCTACTTTGACATCGTGGGCGGGGAATGGAACGGCAATGGCAAGTCCAGCATTCCCTTCTACTTCCGGTACTGCAGCGACGTCTCCGTATCCGGGCTTAAGGTCCATGACAGCCCCAGCGATCTCATCGAGTTCATATCGTGCAGCCGGATCACCGTGTCCAACGTCGAGAGCTACAACGGCGTGGGGTCATGCTGCGGGCTGGTCTACAGCAACAACTGCGTGGTGGAGAACAACAACTTCCATGATGGGGGTTCGGGCATCTACTGCTACGCCGAGGATGATGGGATCGTGCAGGACATCAGCGATATGATCATCCGGGGCAACACCGTCGCCCGCACCCAGGCCTCCGGCATCGAGGCTCCCAGCCTGAGGGGTCTGGAAGACATCGGCGATAATTATCTGATCGAAAACAACCTGTGCATCGACTGCGGGATGGACGGGGACCACCCCGGCATCATGGTTGGCTGGGGAGGCTTCGGCTCGGTGCAGATCAGGTTCGCCACCAACGCCATCGTGCGCAACAATGAGATCTACACCACCGGCGCCTATGCCTGCGACCAGGGCATCGACTTCAAGTGCAATTCGGGAGGCAAGGTCTACGGCAACTACATCCACGATGCCTACACCGTTGGGATGATCATCAGGGGTGTGGGCAATGAGGTCTACAGCAACACCATCACCGGCGGCCGGACCAGCGCCCCAGGAGTGGAGCTGTGGGACGCCAGCTCGACCTACTTCCACGATAACGTTCTTACCGGTCTCAAGGGCACCGGGATTTGGATCGTTGTCAGTGACGGGTCCAAGGTCGGATGCAACAACAATGTCATAGACCACAACACCATCAACGGGGTCTCCGGTGAATGGGTATCCATCTCCGATTCCATAAGCACGGGGAACGTGATCCAGAACAACACGTTCTACAAGAAAGGCTCCATAGCCAATGCCGGAACGGGAACCGTCATCCTGAACAACACAATCATCTGA
- a CDS encoding GNAT family N-acetyltransferase — MAPFHCEQLTKDNEQDWEAFNRDCPDGTIYHSLRWKQVIERSFGHKGRYFIIYDKEKPVAICPFFEVPLHGRRSLTPPPATDIRHILVDRAQDMAIYEEVAKELTAMAKAEGYSFAIVTDPDPRAIERVDATLSQSRLKTYPLHTNGYFMLDLKQNPPDYIWNTLLSGKSRRNHRKYVRRFEQSGYTIRDSRDKKDLDLFYTYYEENLNYIGASPFAKSHFEILFDLFSKDELRMTFLEKDDHLAGGAMGLIDTQRGAIHLRYLALNRDIGKTYHPPYALSWEEIQFAYANNIHLVCFGTNNKDPMDRNYAMKRGFGPEYHDYYSTVAPMNYGARLIYSGYQKLKEIKDRDKPVHQASEAGPADEGTKGNGE, encoded by the coding sequence ATGGCACCGTTCCATTGCGAGCAGCTGACGAAGGACAACGAACAGGACTGGGAAGCTTTCAATCGTGACTGCCCGGATGGCACTATCTATCATTCGCTAAGATGGAAGCAGGTCATCGAGCGGTCGTTCGGCCATAAAGGCCGATATTTCATCATATATGACAAAGAGAAGCCGGTGGCCATTTGCCCCTTCTTCGAGGTCCCCCTTCATGGACGGAGATCGCTCACCCCTCCCCCGGCCACTGACATCAGGCATATCCTCGTCGACCGAGCGCAGGACATGGCCATCTACGAGGAGGTGGCGAAGGAGTTGACCGCGATGGCGAAGGCAGAGGGATACTCCTTCGCCATAGTCACCGATCCCGATCCCCGGGCCATTGAACGTGTCGATGCCACCCTGAGCCAGAGCCGATTGAAGACCTATCCCCTTCACACCAACGGCTACTTCATGCTCGATCTTAAGCAGAATCCTCCGGACTACATATGGAATACGTTGCTGTCGGGAAAGAGCCGACGCAACCACAGGAAATACGTCCGCCGGTTCGAGCAGTCCGGCTACACCATCCGGGATTCCAGGGACAAGAAGGACCTCGACCTGTTCTACACTTACTACGAGGAGAACCTCAATTACATCGGAGCTTCGCCCTTTGCCAAGTCCCACTTCGAGATTCTTTTCGATCTGTTCTCCAAGGATGAGCTCAGGATGACCTTCCTGGAGAAGGACGATCACCTGGCCGGAGGGGCGATGGGGTTGATCGATACTCAGAGAGGGGCCATCCACCTTCGTTATCTGGCCCTCAATCGAGACATCGGCAAGACCTATCATCCACCTTATGCGCTCTCATGGGAAGAGATCCAATTTGCCTACGCCAACAATATCCACCTGGTCTGCTTCGGCACCAATAACAAGGACCCTATGGACCGAAACTACGCCATGAAGAGGGGGTTCGGGCCCGAATACCATGACTATTACTCGACTGTGGCACCTATGAACTATGGCGCCCGGCTCATTTATTCAGGGTATCAGAAGCTCAAAGAGATCAAGGACCGGGACAAGCCCGTGCATCAGGCTAGCGAGGCCGGCCCCGCAGACGAGGGGACCAAAGGCAACGGAGAGTGA
- a CDS encoding glycosyltransferase family 4 protein: MAVVTNFWKESAGGGIKTFLVGFTDELQAEGIPHFVLFREGRDPKNVALPRNKLLFMAGSLLELLRSKPKVTISLSYWFCLIPGLMYRKVSGTRLIGSVHTVADDPSFLNRRMMRFLWGRCDVVAFTTVYMEAETKKIYGATFRKSIITYAGVNPPSIPEEEVKVFRTRYGLTDGDIMLLGHGLLNHRLKYEGVKLLMSSLKLLLERHPRIVLVLTGEGRYAEELKSYARQEGIASHVVFTGNLQNPFLAVRACDIFTHITLNEALSMAVLEAMSQGKPVVASAVGGIPEIINESNGRLVSNEPEEIAESIERFISDREDRERKGRKAELDARRYTWERTVRAYQDNFR; this comes from the coding sequence GTGGCTGTTGTCACCAACTTCTGGAAGGAGAGCGCCGGCGGGGGCATCAAGACATTCCTGGTCGGTTTCACCGATGAACTGCAGGCAGAGGGCATCCCTCATTTCGTGCTATTCAGGGAGGGGAGGGACCCCAAGAACGTCGCTCTGCCCCGCAACAAGCTCCTGTTCATGGCCGGTTCACTGCTCGAGCTGCTCCGATCCAAGCCCAAGGTGACCATCTCCTTGAGCTACTGGTTCTGCCTGATCCCCGGCCTGATGTATAGAAAGGTGAGCGGTACCCGCCTGATCGGTTCGGTCCACACCGTGGCCGACGACCCGTCCTTCCTGAACCGAAGGATGATGAGGTTCCTGTGGGGTCGGTGCGACGTCGTGGCCTTCACCACCGTGTACATGGAGGCGGAGACCAAAAAGATCTATGGCGCGACCTTCAGGAAGAGCATCATCACCTACGCTGGAGTGAATCCACCTTCGATCCCAGAGGAAGAGGTCAAAGTGTTCAGGACGCGGTACGGTCTGACGGACGGCGACATCATGCTGCTTGGACATGGCCTCCTGAACCATCGGCTCAAGTACGAGGGGGTGAAGCTGCTCATGTCGTCCCTGAAACTGCTCCTGGAACGCCATCCCCGTATCGTTCTCGTGCTGACGGGCGAGGGCCGGTACGCCGAGGAACTGAAGTCATATGCTCGACAGGAGGGCATAGCGTCCCACGTCGTATTTACAGGGAACCTGCAGAACCCTTTCTTGGCGGTGAGGGCGTGCGATATCTTCACCCACATCACCCTGAACGAGGCGCTGTCGATGGCCGTGCTGGAGGCGATGTCCCAGGGGAAGCCGGTCGTGGCCTCGGCGGTGGGAGGGATACCCGAGATCATCAACGAGAGCAACGGCCGATTGGTCAGCAACGAGCCGGAAGAGATCGCCGAGTCCATCGAGCGTTTCATCTCCGACCGCGAGGACCGGGAGCGAAAAGGACGCAAGGCCGAGCTGGACGCCCGCCGGTACACCTGGGAACGTACCGTTCGAGCTTATCAAGACAACTTCCGGTGA
- a CDS encoding PIG-L deacetylase family protein: MVGAAKVDERVRPLLIGGKMRRYMKFVKIFGRITVGKCSPQPPIRPVEEAQRVLVIAPHPDDEVLGCGGTVKKYGERGAHIKTLYFTDGSEGNPDLGGQELATMRRQEAEEGLKIIGCHDSQFLDNKDGDLRADRNAIGATGEVLDMFHPDIIFVPFIFDNHSDHIQSAIALAEALKNYREPVICYCYEVWTPLFPNLLVDITDTIDAKMKAMDAHRSQIDHQNIKECVFGLNSYRAIGWGKKVKACEAFYRCSRKEYIKIVLDQGKIG; the protein is encoded by the coding sequence ATGGTAGGTGCAGCCAAGGTAGATGAGAGGGTCCGTCCTCTCCTTATCGGGGGGAAGATGAGGAGATATATGAAGTTCGTGAAAATTTTTGGTCGGATCACCGTGGGAAAATGCTCGCCACAACCCCCCATCAGGCCGGTGGAGGAGGCCCAGAGAGTGCTAGTCATCGCTCCCCACCCCGACGACGAGGTCCTCGGTTGCGGAGGGACGGTTAAGAAGTACGGGGAAAGGGGCGCTCACATCAAGACCTTGTACTTCACCGATGGGAGCGAGGGCAATCCGGACCTCGGCGGTCAGGAGTTGGCGACCATGCGGAGGCAGGAGGCCGAAGAAGGCCTCAAGATCATCGGATGTCACGATAGCCAGTTCCTCGACAACAAGGATGGCGACCTGCGCGCCGATCGCAATGCCATAGGCGCCACCGGGGAGGTCCTGGATATGTTCCATCCGGACATAATCTTCGTTCCATTCATTTTCGACAACCATTCCGACCACATCCAGTCGGCCATTGCTCTTGCGGAGGCTCTTAAGAACTACCGGGAGCCTGTGATCTGCTACTGCTACGAGGTGTGGACTCCCCTCTTTCCCAACCTGCTCGTCGACATCACCGACACCATCGATGCCAAGATGAAGGCCATGGACGCCCACCGCTCGCAGATTGACCATCAGAACATCAAGGAGTGCGTCTTCGGGCTGAACTCATACCGGGCCATCGGGTGGGGCAAGAAGGTCAAAGCCTGTGAGGCCTTCTATAGGTGCTCCAGGAAGGAGTACATCAAGATCGTCCTTGATCAGGGAAAGATCGGCTGA
- a CDS encoding glycosyltransferase gives MNVRVFMEGPQDKTGGVSNHMRYLKKEMTGMPGLQLITYDSSLSRSGENIDAIIHKMYGRFIGFPIQLVKRRKEYDIVHTQSSGGMPGFITAMVASVFTRILGKEQIFTFHYSQTEQFVSSHHRMMKLVLDSSSACILVSNRQKEAFGQAFGSTALGKIHVISNGFNPQAIFPLDREESRAKLGITAPGKLLVNIANLERYKAHRHLIEAMRILCQKRDDVHLCIVGHGSQEQAIRDQIENSGLSDKISLIVDYQTAEGICLWHNSADIFVLSSCHEGNPTVMFECLACGIPFVGTKVGGVPQIVSSDRYGLLCERGDPAALAEELQKALEREWDRSAISTYAADFHWRRIAEETVKVYQGVLEATEVDRPKAAGNPQPAES, from the coding sequence ATGAACGTTCGGGTTTTCATGGAGGGGCCGCAAGACAAGACCGGTGGCGTCAGCAACCACATGAGGTACTTGAAGAAGGAAATGACCGGCATGCCTGGCCTGCAGCTCATTACCTACGACTCGTCCCTCTCCCGATCAGGAGAGAATATCGACGCCATCATCCACAAGATGTACGGCCGGTTCATCGGGTTCCCCATTCAACTGGTGAAGCGGAGGAAAGAATACGACATCGTTCATACTCAATCCTCGGGCGGGATGCCAGGGTTCATCACTGCCATGGTAGCTTCGGTGTTCACCCGCATCCTGGGAAAGGAGCAGATATTCACATTCCACTACAGCCAGACCGAGCAGTTCGTCTCCTCGCATCATCGGATGATGAAACTTGTGCTCGATTCCTCATCGGCGTGCATACTGGTCTCCAACCGGCAGAAGGAGGCGTTCGGTCAGGCGTTCGGTTCGACCGCTCTGGGCAAGATCCACGTCATCTCCAACGGGTTCAATCCCCAAGCCATCTTCCCGCTGGACAGGGAGGAGTCGAGGGCCAAGCTGGGCATCACCGCTCCGGGCAAGCTGCTGGTGAACATTGCCAACCTGGAGAGATACAAGGCCCACCGGCACCTGATCGAAGCGATGAGGATATTGTGCCAAAAGAGGGACGATGTCCATCTGTGCATCGTCGGCCACGGCTCCCAGGAGCAGGCTATCAGGGATCAGATCGAGAATAGCGGGTTGAGCGACAAGATCTCCCTAATCGTTGACTATCAGACCGCGGAGGGCATCTGCCTGTGGCACAACTCTGCGGACATATTCGTGCTGTCGAGCTGTCACGAGGGGAACCCGACAGTCATGTTCGAGTGCCTGGCCTGCGGGATCCCGTTCGTGGGGACCAAGGTGGGGGGAGTGCCCCAGATCGTATCCTCGGACCGATACGGGCTGCTGTGCGAACGGGGAGACCCGGCCGCACTGGCCGAAGAGCTGCAAAAGGCCCTGGAACGGGAGTGGGACCGGTCAGCCATCAGTACCTACGCGGCGGACTTCCACTGGAGGCGGATCGCCGAGGAGACGGTGAAGGTCTACCAGGGCGTTCTCGAGGCCACTGAGGTCGACAGACCCAAAGCGGCCGGCAATCCTCAGCCCGCGGAGAGCTAG